A portion of the Algisphaera agarilytica genome contains these proteins:
- a CDS encoding MATE family efflux transporter yields the protein MSRLFPSPPPRALGSQKVNRKILVIAWPVMLSALSQTLLTNIDFIMVGQVSTDALAAVGVASTFMTLFYIIGGSLSFGLSTCVSIRLGEQDRVLAGRVSVHGLIFGVLLGALLFVVSRSLLSPVFGSMELEAAVHRIALEYSELFVWGLWLAPLGAMAAAVFGAYTRTRQVLVSSLIMVVVNLVGDYMLIFGKFGAPAMGARGAALASVLAVATSTVYLAAAMWWLRRPLGLSLPRSPKLFAQTVATILRLGISTTVEWLLWFVGIFIITIWLAPFGAVHLALFHVSMKLQGLLMLAVRGFTVANNAMIGRAHGGQQPRRISMWHYHNLRLCLMSLIPGVLLLMVWPSWVFGWFIEIDEVRQIGSPFWIGTAVVGVVAARMINTVTGSSLRSVGVLLFFIYLLLISQAITLGFGYTVLRVMQWGFWGALAAAALDEVFRGVVSTVKLRRLMQPDAR from the coding sequence ATGTCTCGTTTGTTTCCCTCTCCTCCGCCGCGGGCCCTGGGCTCGCAGAAGGTCAACCGCAAGATCCTGGTGATCGCATGGCCGGTGATGCTGTCGGCGTTGTCGCAGACGCTGCTGACCAACATCGACTTCATCATGGTCGGCCAGGTCTCGACCGATGCGTTGGCTGCCGTCGGTGTGGCCAGCACGTTTATGACGCTGTTTTACATCATCGGCGGGTCGCTCTCGTTCGGGCTGAGCACCTGCGTTTCAATCCGGCTGGGTGAACAGGACCGCGTGTTGGCGGGGCGGGTGTCGGTGCACGGGCTGATCTTCGGGGTGCTGCTGGGGGCGTTGTTGTTTGTGGTGAGCCGATCCTTGCTGAGCCCGGTGTTCGGGAGCATGGAGCTGGAGGCCGCGGTCCACCGGATCGCCTTAGAGTACTCCGAGCTGTTCGTTTGGGGGCTTTGGCTGGCCCCGCTGGGGGCGATGGCGGCGGCGGTCTTCGGGGCGTACACGCGGACCCGCCAGGTGCTGGTGTCGTCGCTGATCATGGTCGTGGTCAATCTCGTGGGCGACTACATGCTGATCTTCGGCAAGTTCGGAGCCCCCGCCATGGGCGCACGCGGGGCGGCCTTGGCCAGCGTGTTGGCGGTGGCGACTTCGACGGTGTACCTCGCGGCAGCGATGTGGTGGTTGCGCCGGCCGCTGGGCCTGAGCCTGCCGCGTAGCCCGAAGCTGTTTGCACAGACCGTCGCGACGATCCTCCGGCTGGGCATCTCGACGACGGTCGAGTGGCTGCTGTGGTTTGTGGGGATCTTCATCATCACCATCTGGCTCGCCCCGTTCGGCGCGGTGCACCTGGCGTTGTTCCACGTCTCGATGAAGCTGCAGGGCCTGCTGATGCTGGCGGTGCGGGGCTTCACGGTGGCCAACAACGCGATGATCGGCCGGGCCCACGGTGGGCAGCAGCCCCGCCGGATCTCGATGTGGCACTACCACAACCTGCGGCTGTGCCTGATGAGCCTGATCCCCGGCGTTTTGCTGCTGATGGTGTGGCCGAGCTGGGTGTTCGGCTGGTTTATCGAGATCGACGAGGTTCGGCAGATCGGCTCACCGTTCTGGATCGGCACCGCGGTCGTGGGCGTGGTGGCCGCCCGCATGATCAACACGGTGACCGGATCGAGCCTGCGCAGCGTCGGCGTCCTGCTGTTTTTCATCTACCTGCTACTGATCTCCCAGGCGATCACGCTGGGCTTCGGCTATACCGTGCTGAGGGTGATGCAGTGGGGGTTCTGGGGCGCCCTGGCCGCCGCGGCGCTGGACGAGGTGTTCCGCGGCGTGGTGAGCACGGTGAAGCTGCGGCGGTTGATGCAGCCTGATGCCCGTTGA
- a CDS encoding DUF72 domain-containing protein, protein MIHLGTIGFAYPGWTGSFYPPGTKPEDRLARYARQFNTIEIDTTFHAMPPRDRVERWAQVTPDGFTFSVKTPRNITHEGLVGADLTLSLMCEFLDTMRELGDKLGIVLLQFPPSFVSVRRQDLIKLLDVLDQAGQGIRFAIELRHDSWWSDDTVRLFRERNIAWAAVDQPTVAVSGVSPDDAAYQGDKRAPRPLIVTSDFLFIRWVGHHDQIPTDNAEVVDPTPRLDWWMRQLRPFLRDESPVRNIYGYFGNNYAGHAPASCRRLMSLLDLPAPPPLELTDSSQGSLF, encoded by the coding sequence ATGATCCACCTCGGCACCATCGGCTTCGCCTACCCGGGTTGGACCGGAAGCTTCTACCCGCCGGGGACCAAGCCCGAGGATCGGTTAGCGCGATACGCCCGCCAGTTCAACACGATCGAAATCGACACCACCTTCCATGCGATGCCGCCCCGCGACCGCGTGGAGCGTTGGGCCCAGGTCACGCCGGACGGGTTCACGTTCAGCGTGAAGACCCCGCGCAACATCACCCACGAAGGGCTGGTCGGGGCCGACTTGACGCTCAGCCTGATGTGTGAGTTTCTCGACACGATGCGTGAGTTGGGCGACAAGCTCGGCATCGTGCTGCTGCAGTTCCCGCCCAGCTTTGTGTCGGTGCGGCGTCAAGACCTGATCAAACTCCTGGATGTGCTCGACCAGGCGGGGCAAGGGATCCGTTTTGCGATTGAGCTGCGTCACGACTCGTGGTGGTCAGACGACACGGTACGGCTCTTCCGGGAACGCAATATCGCTTGGGCGGCCGTCGATCAGCCCACCGTGGCGGTCTCGGGGGTATCGCCGGATGACGCGGCGTACCAAGGCGACAAACGCGCCCCGCGCCCGCTGATCGTGACCAGCGATTTCCTGTTCATCCGATGGGTGGGGCATCACGACCAGATCCCGACCGACAACGCTGAGGTCGTAGATCCCACCCCGAGACTGGATTGGTGGATGCGGCAGCTCCGGCCGTTCCTGCGCGACGAAAGCCCGGTGCGTAATATCTACGGATACTTCGGCAACAACTACGCGGGCCACGCCCCGGCGAGCTGCCGACGCCTGATGTCGCTGCTCGATCTGCCCGCCCCTCCCCCGCTAGAGCTTACGGATAGCTCTCAGGGGTCGCTGTTCTGA
- a CDS encoding glycoside hydrolase family 130 protein → MPNGSPIHVTRKDQKFSADDKRVIARYFQVGGEQRAKNVLNRVAGLSDAEVHELLDQVIGDFGPRHRKIENTFDRHFGYIKHYVDDPDALSLERKLLIGSYFTMEYAIESAALFNPSIVPHPDQSDLKPGELRFIMSLRATGEGHVSSIVFRTGVVDGNGEITFAPMSKYAAKMRVNQDRQYEKKLFFLKLIEMAAYTDAARAVLDEMPDWFTYQELDHKIAEIKARPEHPRPFNETAENMLWLARSNYRLKVPDEADPSEIVIFPTSENESRGIEDVRLTHFTDEDGTVTYFGTYTAYNGFRILPQLFETADFHNIEIHTLNGRYVQNKGMALFPRKINGFYHMISRLDGENMFIMQSDNVHFWNECQKLAAPLYPWEFVQIGNCGPPIETEHGWLLLTHGVGPVRQYCIGACLLDLDDPSKVIGHLDQPLIIPNQDERDGYVPNVVYTCGALAHAGHLVIPYAMSDSATTFATVKMDELMHELTNNSKSCPIPDRRVNAR, encoded by the coding sequence ATGCCCAACGGCAGCCCGATCCACGTCACCCGCAAAGACCAGAAGTTCAGCGCCGACGACAAACGCGTCATCGCCCGCTATTTCCAGGTCGGCGGGGAGCAGCGTGCAAAGAACGTTCTCAACCGCGTGGCCGGCCTCAGCGACGCCGAGGTCCACGAGCTGCTCGACCAGGTCATCGGCGACTTCGGGCCCCGCCACCGCAAGATCGAGAACACCTTCGACCGTCACTTCGGCTACATCAAACACTACGTCGACGATCCGGATGCCCTCTCACTCGAACGCAAGCTGCTCATCGGGTCGTACTTCACCATGGAGTACGCCATCGAGTCGGCGGCGCTGTTCAACCCGTCGATCGTCCCACACCCCGACCAGTCCGACCTGAAGCCCGGCGAGCTGCGGTTCATCATGTCGCTGCGTGCCACGGGCGAAGGCCACGTCTCGTCCATCGTGTTCCGCACCGGCGTGGTCGACGGCAACGGCGAGATCACCTTCGCCCCGATGTCCAAGTACGCCGCCAAGATGCGCGTCAACCAGGACCGGCAGTACGAGAAGAAACTCTTCTTCCTCAAGCTCATCGAGATGGCTGCGTACACCGACGCCGCCCGCGCGGTGCTCGACGAGATGCCCGACTGGTTCACCTACCAGGAGCTCGACCACAAGATCGCCGAGATCAAGGCCCGCCCCGAGCACCCCCGGCCGTTCAACGAGACCGCCGAGAACATGCTCTGGCTGGCGCGGTCCAACTACCGCCTGAAGGTCCCCGACGAAGCAGACCCCTCGGAGATCGTGATCTTCCCGACCTCCGAAAACGAGTCGCGCGGCATCGAAGACGTCCGCCTCACCCACTTTACCGACGAAGACGGCACCGTCACCTACTTCGGCACCTACACCGCCTACAACGGCTTCCGCATCCTGCCCCAGCTGTTCGAGACCGCCGACTTCCACAACATCGAGATCCACACGCTCAACGGCCGGTACGTCCAGAACAAGGGCATGGCCTTGTTCCCCCGCAAGATCAACGGCTTCTACCACATGATCTCCCGCCTCGACGGCGAGAACATGTTCATCATGCAGTCCGACAACGTGCACTTCTGGAACGAGTGCCAGAAGCTCGCCGCCCCGCTGTACCCCTGGGAGTTCGTGCAGATCGGCAACTGCGGCCCGCCGATCGAAACCGAGCACGGCTGGCTGCTGCTGACCCACGGCGTCGGCCCGGTCCGGCAGTACTGCATCGGGGCGTGCCTCCTCGACCTCGACGACCCGTCCAAGGTCATCGGCCACCTCGACCAGCCGCTCATCATCCCCAACCAGGACGAGCGCGACGGCTACGTGCCCAACGTCGTCTACACCTGCGGCGCCCTGGCCCACGCCGGTCACCTCGTGATCCCCTACGCCATGAGCGACAGCGCGACCACCTTCGCCACCGTGAAGATGGACGAGCTGATGCACGAGCTCACCAACAACTCCAAGTCCTGCCCGATCCCCGATCGGCGGGTCAACGCGCGGTAA
- a CDS encoding HPF/RaiA family ribosome-associated protein, with protein sequence MKIHVRAVNFQMSESVDQHARDRLHASLDRFESRIASLMLRLTDDHGPKHGTTIHCAIEAILKNGDSVMVEQDSPDYFEAIDKAAGRMKRTVRRCINRKRDVQMRTRTSMA encoded by the coding sequence ATGAAAATCCATGTCCGCGCGGTTAACTTTCAGATGAGCGAAAGCGTCGATCAGCACGCCCGTGATCGACTCCACGCCTCGCTCGACCGCTTCGAGTCCCGCATCGCATCGCTGATGCTCAGGCTCACCGACGACCACGGCCCGAAGCACGGGACCACCATCCACTGTGCGATCGAAGCCATCCTCAAGAACGGCGACAGCGTCATGGTCGAGCAGGACTCACCGGATTACTTCGAGGCCATCGACAAGGCCGCTGGACGCATGAAACGCACGGTCCGCCGATGCATCAACCGCAAACGCGACGTCCAGATGCGAACCCGGACCAGCATGGCCTGA
- the mutT gene encoding 8-oxo-dGTP diphosphatase MutT, protein MNQKSTPLSVDVAIGITCRRHPETRAYQVLISRRAKNGVLGGLWEFPGGKLEAGESAQQCAVRELREELGIEVKPTTPLSPIAHQYEHAHVTLHPFYCELISGEPTAIEVDDWAWVEVKELDEYPFPPANAALLEQVQVDLRG, encoded by the coding sequence ATGAACCAGAAATCCACCCCCCTTTCCGTTGATGTTGCCATCGGTATTACTTGTCGACGCCACCCCGAAACACGCGCTTACCAAGTGCTGATTTCCCGCCGCGCAAAGAACGGCGTGCTTGGCGGGTTGTGGGAGTTCCCCGGGGGAAAACTGGAGGCCGGTGAGTCGGCACAACAGTGCGCCGTCCGTGAATTGCGTGAAGAACTCGGCATTGAAGTGAAGCCCACCACGCCGTTATCACCCATCGCGCATCAGTACGAACACGCTCATGTGACGCTTCATCCGTTCTACTGTGAATTGATCTCCGGGGAACCCACCGCCATCGAAGTCGACGACTGGGCGTGGGTAGAGGTGAAGGAGTTAGACGAGTACCCGTTTCCGCCGGCGAATGCGGCGTTGCTGGAGCAAGTCCAGGTTGATCTTCGGGGATGA
- a CDS encoding flavodoxin, with protein sequence MKAALLYGTCTGKTEAAAELIRDEFGDDFFETYDDIAQVGAEGLSGYDFIICGIPTWDVGEIQYDWQDVYDELDDVDLAGTKIAMFGMGDQGGYPDTYQDAIGMVYTKMLERGAEGKIGFTSTETHDFEESKGVIDGQFCGLALDDDCQPELTEQRVKDWAEQLKSELGV encoded by the coding sequence ATGAAAGCCGCTCTGCTCTACGGAACCTGTACCGGAAAGACCGAAGCCGCCGCCGAGTTGATCCGCGACGAGTTTGGTGATGACTTCTTCGAAACCTACGACGACATCGCTCAGGTCGGTGCCGAGGGCCTGTCGGGCTACGACTTCATCATCTGCGGCATCCCCACCTGGGACGTCGGCGAGATCCAGTACGACTGGCAGGACGTCTACGACGAGCTCGACGACGTGGACCTGGCTGGCACCAAGATCGCCATGTTCGGCATGGGCGACCAGGGCGGCTACCCCGACACCTACCAAGACGCCATCGGCATGGTCTACACCAAGATGCTCGAACGCGGCGCAGAGGGCAAAATCGGCTTCACCTCGACCGAAACCCACGACTTCGAAGAGTCCAAGGGCGTCATCGATGGCCAGTTCTGCGGCCTGGCGCTCGACGACGACTGCCAGCCCGAGCTGACCGAGCAACGCGTGAAGGACTGGGCTGAGCAGCTCAAGAGCGAACTGGGCGTGTAA
- a CDS encoding sigma factor-like helix-turn-helix DNA-binding protein translates to MSSTEAACVKKCLNALERIERYVVLMFFADELTPAEIGVVLDVSLRRVTDILDRFREAVAHVLTRNDQQRDAQAYVANWLLSPHSAVV, encoded by the coding sequence ATGAGCAGCACGGAAGCGGCTTGTGTGAAGAAGTGTTTGAATGCGTTGGAACGTATCGAGCGTTACGTCGTGCTGATGTTTTTCGCCGACGAACTGACCCCCGCCGAGATCGGGGTGGTGCTGGATGTTTCGTTACGCCGAGTCACCGACATCCTCGATCGCTTCCGCGAAGCGGTCGCCCATGTCCTGACCCGTAACGACCAGCAACGCGACGCCCAGGCCTACGTCGCCAACTGGCTCCTCTCGCCGCATTCTGCGGTGGTTTGA
- a CDS encoding acyl carrier protein phosphodiesterase, with translation MNFLAHLYLADDSPASMIGNLLPDLYRGRLPDDLDPVVLRGVKRHRQVDVLTDSHPLFERSRARLRSKHGRYSGILVDVFYDHVLSVRWAEYHSEPLPDFIARAYEQILSEAHLMPPEMRAIMTMMAHEDWLSNYATVDGIAHTLRRMSARLRERFNREVDLASAAVDLREQYDGFAQDFTGFFPELMAGVGVEPRGRRGGQA, from the coding sequence GTGAATTTCCTGGCCCACCTGTATCTGGCCGACGACAGCCCCGCATCGATGATCGGGAACCTGTTGCCCGATCTGTACCGGGGTCGGCTGCCTGATGACCTTGACCCGGTCGTTTTGCGGGGGGTGAAGCGTCACCGCCAGGTGGATGTCTTGACCGACTCGCATCCCCTGTTCGAGCGGTCGCGGGCCCGGCTGCGGTCGAAGCACGGCCGATACTCCGGGATTCTGGTTGATGTGTTCTACGATCACGTGCTGTCCGTGCGGTGGGCGGAGTATCACTCTGAGCCGCTGCCGGACTTTATTGCCAGGGCGTACGAGCAGATTTTGTCCGAAGCGCATTTGATGCCGCCCGAGATGCGGGCGATCATGACCATGATGGCTCACGAGGACTGGCTGAGTAATTACGCAACCGTGGACGGCATCGCGCATACGCTGCGTCGCATGTCGGCGCGGTTGCGCGAGCGGTTCAACCGTGAGGTGGACCTGGCGTCGGCCGCCGTGGATCTGCGGGAGCAATACGACGGATTTGCCCAGGACTTCACGGGTTTCTTCCCGGAGTTGATGGCTGGCGTGGGCGTTGAGCCAAGGGGCCGCCGCGGGGGCCAGGCATGA
- a CDS encoding ATP-binding response regulator, whose translation MSSILVISPDTPKRQQLHDLLSGHDEWKTELCSSIAQGLDLLASGTFEMVIANLKLVAEDQAANLAALMSGDAYRPVLLTGDDGRVDQVVAGLQAGAAGFIHSNRLENELVDHITRVLNAASRNKTQARLLKCMTASTSTFELENDPCLLPALLVRFQASVAMFGICDEADRTRIGMALEEALSNALYHGNLEVSSELRKESLDRYYDTAADRREQSPYRERRIHVTETLTHESATFIIRDEGPGFDTSKVNAEPDPDDLEAVSGRGLMLMQAFMDEVIYNDQGNQVTLIKRKSGDDDEGLTLAA comes from the coding sequence ATGTCCAGCATCCTGGTCATCAGTCCCGACACACCGAAGCGCCAACAGCTACACGATCTGTTGTCCGGGCACGACGAGTGGAAAACCGAGTTGTGCAGTTCGATCGCCCAGGGCCTGGACCTTTTGGCGTCGGGCACGTTCGAGATGGTGATCGCCAACCTGAAGCTTGTCGCTGAAGACCAGGCGGCCAACCTAGCGGCGTTGATGTCCGGCGACGCGTATCGCCCGGTGTTGCTGACCGGCGACGACGGCCGGGTCGATCAGGTCGTGGCGGGTCTTCAGGCCGGGGCCGCGGGGTTCATCCACAGCAACCGGCTGGAAAACGAACTGGTCGACCACATCACCCGGGTCCTCAACGCGGCCAGCCGCAACAAAACCCAGGCCCGCCTGCTCAAATGCATGACCGCCAGCACCAGCACGTTTGAGCTGGAAAACGATCCCTGCCTGCTGCCCGCCCTGCTGGTGCGTTTCCAGGCCAGCGTGGCGATGTTCGGCATCTGCGACGAGGCCGACCGCACCCGGATCGGCATGGCGCTCGAAGAAGCGCTGTCCAACGCCCTGTACCACGGCAACCTCGAAGTCTCCTCGGAGCTGCGTAAGGAAAGCCTGGACCGGTACTACGACACCGCCGCCGACCGACGCGAGCAATCGCCCTACCGCGAACGGCGGATCCACGTCACCGAGACCCTGACCCACGAGTCGGCCACGTTCATCATCCGTGACGAGGGCCCGGGCTTCGACACGTCCAAGGTCAACGCCGAGCCCGACCCCGACGACCTCGAGGCCGTGTCCGGCCGGGGCCTGATGCTCATGCAGGCGTTTATGGACGAGGTGATCTACAACGACCAGGGGAACCAGGTCACCCTCATCAAACGCAAGTCCGGCGACGATGACGAGGGGCTCACCCTCGCGGCGTGA
- a CDS encoding lipid A-modifier LpxR family protein has translation MMDRDLDRFGGPRQAGFLAAGLACIAMAGAALGQGDQPQPEEPIGVDVVQAEESVLEDSSPAQPASLSLFFENDGTFTRPNHNSDRHYTSGQGFAIARHQNGGDGIADALSLDADGTAFGLTLVQQIYTPDNISVSVPDPDDRPYVGYLYLGTYWQRQHENVFDHVELDLGVVGPSSLAEQTQEWIHDLFAEVDPNWNTQLGDEFAYNLTLRRKWRFMLWEEGEASPGGGYQPEVWGLQLIPEVGLDVGNVHRRINAGGTLRFGFNLPDDFGPARLIDPGSATGQSVQGLSTYAFVRGIGRYVEWNTFIEGSNERNPSRSVSLEPWVGEIGGGFAVDWRHGNWTFGAAYQQTYFSREFEEQVTDDGLGSIALRVLYEF, from the coding sequence ATGATGGATCGTGATTTGGATCGATTCGGGGGCCCACGCCAAGCGGGTTTCCTTGCGGCTGGACTCGCTTGCATCGCCATGGCCGGGGCGGCGCTCGGCCAAGGTGATCAACCTCAGCCCGAAGAGCCGATCGGTGTCGATGTCGTTCAAGCGGAAGAATCCGTCCTTGAGGACAGCTCGCCCGCCCAGCCGGCGTCGCTGAGCCTGTTCTTCGAGAACGACGGCACCTTTACCCGCCCCAATCACAACTCCGACCGCCACTACACCTCCGGCCAAGGCTTTGCCATCGCCCGTCACCAGAACGGTGGGGACGGGATCGCCGATGCATTGAGCCTGGACGCCGACGGCACCGCGTTCGGCCTCACCTTGGTGCAGCAGATCTACACCCCCGACAACATCAGCGTCTCCGTTCCCGACCCCGACGACCGTCCGTACGTCGGCTATCTCTACCTCGGGACCTATTGGCAGCGTCAACACGAGAACGTGTTCGATCATGTCGAACTCGACCTGGGCGTGGTCGGTCCCTCATCTCTGGCGGAGCAGACCCAGGAATGGATCCACGATCTGTTCGCGGAGGTCGATCCGAACTGGAATACCCAGCTGGGCGATGAGTTTGCGTACAACCTCACGCTCCGGCGAAAGTGGCGGTTCATGCTTTGGGAGGAAGGCGAAGCATCGCCGGGTGGTGGATACCAGCCCGAAGTCTGGGGGCTACAGCTCATCCCCGAGGTCGGCCTGGATGTGGGTAACGTCCACCGACGGATCAACGCGGGCGGCACCTTGCGTTTCGGCTTCAACCTTCCGGACGACTTCGGCCCGGCCCGTCTGATCGACCCCGGCAGCGCGACCGGTCAATCCGTGCAGGGGTTGAGCACGTACGCATTCGTCAGGGGTATCGGCCGCTACGTGGAGTGGAACACCTTCATCGAGGGCAGCAACGAGCGCAACCCCAGCCGTTCGGTGTCGCTGGAGCCCTGGGTCGGCGAGATCGGCGGCGGCTTCGCGGTCGATTGGCGGCACGGCAACTGGACCTTCGGCGCCGCCTACCAGCAGACCTATTTTTCCAGAGAATTTGAAGAACAGGTCACCGACGACGGCCTAGGCTCAATCGCGCTACGAGTGTTGTACGAGTTTTGA